A single genomic interval of Neisseria leonii harbors:
- a CDS encoding NADH-quinone oxidoreductase subunit M: MFFNNLLSWAIWLPIVAGVLVLATGSDSRAPLARILAFCGALAGFLVTLPLFAGFDRLSGGYQFTEFYRWIPALNINYALGVDGISVLFVILNAFITLMVVLAGWEVIQKKTAQYMAAFLMMSGLINGAFAAQDAMLFYVFFEGMLIPLYLIIGMWGGPRRVYASVKLFLYTLLGSLLMLVALVYLSYQTGGSFAIADFQNLKQIPLGVQQLLFIAFFLSFAVKVPMFPVHTWLPDAHVEAPTGGSMVLAAITLKVGAYGFLRFILPILPDASRYFAPAVIVLSLIAVVYIGLVALVQTDMKKLVAYSSISHMGFVTLGLFLFIGNTLEPWALKGAVVQMISHGFVSAAMFMCIGVMYDRLHTRNIADYGGVVNVMPKFAAFMMLFAMANAGLPATSGFVGEFMVIMGAVRYNLLVGALAALTLIFGAAYTLWMYKRTIFGEITNPEVKTLKDINCREFAVLAVLAAAVLGMGLWPQPFIAVVHQAADQLIAQVAQSKI, encoded by the coding sequence ATGTTTTTCAATAACTTATTAAGCTGGGCAATTTGGCTGCCGATCGTGGCCGGTGTCTTGGTGCTGGCCACGGGCAGCGACAGCCGTGCGCCGCTGGCGCGGATATTGGCTTTCTGCGGCGCGTTGGCCGGATTTTTGGTTACGCTGCCGCTGTTTGCCGGTTTCGACCGTTTGAGCGGCGGTTATCAGTTCACCGAGTTTTACCGCTGGATTCCCGCGCTGAACATCAACTATGCTTTGGGTGTGGACGGCATTTCGGTGTTGTTTGTCATTCTGAATGCATTTATCACGCTGATGGTGGTGTTGGCCGGTTGGGAAGTGATTCAGAAGAAAACGGCGCAGTATATGGCGGCGTTTCTGATGATGAGCGGTCTGATTAACGGGGCGTTTGCCGCGCAGGACGCGATGCTGTTTTATGTGTTCTTCGAGGGAATGCTGATTCCGCTGTATCTGATTATCGGTATGTGGGGCGGCCCGCGCCGCGTGTATGCTTCGGTGAAGCTGTTTCTGTACACGCTGCTGGGTTCGCTTTTGATGCTGGTGGCACTGGTTTATCTGTCTTATCAGACGGGCGGCAGTTTTGCCATTGCGGATTTCCAGAATCTGAAACAGATTCCCTTGGGTGTGCAGCAGTTGCTGTTTATCGCATTTTTCCTGTCATTTGCCGTCAAAGTGCCGATGTTCCCGGTACACACCTGGCTGCCTGATGCCCACGTGGAGGCACCGACCGGCGGTTCGATGGTGTTGGCGGCGATTACGCTGAAAGTCGGGGCATACGGTTTTCTGCGCTTTATTCTGCCGATTCTGCCCGATGCTTCGCGCTATTTTGCGCCGGCGGTCATTGTGTTGAGCCTGATTGCGGTGGTGTATATCGGTTTGGTGGCTTTGGTGCAGACCGATATGAAAAAACTGGTGGCCTATTCTTCCATCAGCCATATGGGTTTTGTGACGCTGGGTCTGTTTCTGTTTATCGGCAACACTCTGGAACCGTGGGCACTGAAAGGTGCGGTTGTGCAGATGATTTCGCACGGTTTCGTGTCGGCGGCGATGTTTATGTGTATCGGCGTGATGTACGACCGCCTGCACACGCGCAATATCGCCGATTACGGCGGTGTGGTGAATGTGATGCCGAAATTTGCCGCCTTTATGATGCTGTTTGCCATGGCCAATGCGGGTCTGCCCGCGACATCGGGCTTTGTCGGCGAATTTATGGTGATTATGGGCGCGGTGCGCTACAACCTGCTGGTGGGCGCGCTGGCGGCGCTGACGCTGATTTTCGGCGCAGCTTATACGTTGTGGATGTATAAGCGTACCATTTTCGGTGAAATCACCAATCCCGAAGTGAAAACGCTCAAAGATATCAACTGCCGCGAGTTTGCCGTTCTGGCGGTATTGGCGGCGGCGGTGTTGGGCATGGGTTTGTGGCCGCAGCCGTTTATCGCAGTGGTGCATCAGGCGGCCGATCAGTTGATTGCCCAAGTGGCGCAAAGCAAGATTTGA
- a CDS encoding cysteine hydrolase family protein: MEMDHNTALLLIDMQQGFDDVAYWGGARNNPQAEQAALKVLEKFRQANLPVIHIRHASTLAQSRLNPNHQGFAFKPGFEPRDHETVFTKNVNSAFIGTRLHDYLQEKQIETLWIAGLTTDHCVSTTTRMAGNLGYRVYVLADATATFDKVGIHGEKFDAELIHQTALASLNGEFATVVQSADMMG, translated from the coding sequence ATGGAGATGGATCACAATACGGCACTGCTGCTCATCGATATGCAGCAGGGGTTCGACGATGTGGCCTACTGGGGCGGTGCGCGCAATAATCCGCAGGCCGAGCAGGCCGCACTCAAAGTTCTGGAAAAATTCCGCCAAGCCAATCTGCCCGTGATTCATATACGGCACGCCTCGACGCTGGCGCAGTCCCGTCTGAACCCGAATCATCAGGGTTTTGCGTTCAAGCCGGGGTTTGAGCCGAGAGACCATGAAACCGTATTTACCAAAAATGTCAATAGTGCGTTTATCGGTACGCGGCTGCATGATTATTTGCAGGAAAAGCAGATAGAGACATTATGGATTGCGGGTTTGACGACCGACCACTGTGTTTCGACAACCACACGCATGGCAGGCAATCTGGGTTATCGGGTTTATGTGTTGGCAGATGCAACGGCCACTTTCGACAAAGTCGGTATACATGGCGAGAAATTTGATGCGGAACTGATTCATCAAACCGCACTGGCCAGCCTGAACGGCGAGTTTGCGACGGTTGTCCAAAGTGCCGATATGATGGGATAG
- the nuoL gene encoding NADH-quinone oxidoreductase subunit L, giving the protein MTDMTLYLTIALLPLAGCLLAGLFGSRIGRAGAHTATILGVAASAVLSMYVLWGFIDGSRAKFDENVYTWLTMGGVDFSVGFLVDTLTAMMMVVVTFVSLMVHIYTIGYMKDEAVGYQRFFSYISLFTFSMLMLIMSNNFIQLFFGWEAVGLVSYLLIGFYFKRESAIFANLKAFLVNRVGDFGFILGIGLVLAYFGGSLRYADVFAYLPQIQTATISFFPGVEWSLVTVTCLLLFVGAMGKSAQFPLHVWLPDSMEGPTPISALIHAATMVTAGLFMVSRMSPMYEMSTTALSVIMVIGAITALFMGFLGIIQNDIKHVVAYSTLSQLGYMTVALGASAYSAAMFHVMTHAFFKALLFLAAGSAIIGMHHDQDMRHMGNLKKYMPITWITMLLGNLALIGTPFFSGFYSKDSIIEAARNSTIPGSTFAYYAVLASVFVTAFYAFRQYFMVFHGKEKWREIEHHSDGHDDGHHHGLGKHDNPHESPWVVTVPLLLLAVPSVIIGYIAIKPMLYGDFFKGVIYVDSEAHPTMRIMAEEFLGATGMALHSLQTPVFYLMLAGVAAAWLLYAKAPHLPAKIQTAVKPVYTLLENKYYLDALYFNVFAKGSRALGNFFWKAVDTLIIDNGAVNGSAKAVGALAARVRKMQTGFIYTYAAMMVFGVLVLLGLVFWRLFA; this is encoded by the coding sequence ATGACTGATATGACTTTATATCTCACCATCGCGCTGCTGCCTTTGGCAGGCTGTCTGCTGGCCGGCCTGTTCGGCAGCCGGATCGGCCGTGCGGGTGCGCATACGGCCACCATACTCGGCGTGGCCGCTTCGGCCGTGTTGTCGATGTATGTGCTGTGGGGCTTTATCGACGGTTCGCGCGCGAAGTTCGACGAGAATGTGTACACCTGGCTGACGATGGGCGGCGTGGATTTTTCGGTGGGCTTTCTGGTCGATACCTTAACCGCGATGATGATGGTAGTGGTCACGTTTGTGTCGCTGATGGTGCATATCTACACCATCGGCTATATGAAGGACGAAGCGGTCGGCTACCAACGCTTTTTCAGCTATATCTCGCTGTTTACATTCAGTATGTTGATGCTGATTATGAGCAATAACTTTATCCAGCTGTTCTTCGGCTGGGAAGCGGTGGGCTTGGTGTCTTATCTGCTGATCGGGTTTTATTTCAAACGCGAAAGCGCGATTTTTGCCAACCTGAAAGCGTTTTTGGTGAACCGTGTCGGCGATTTCGGCTTTATTCTCGGTATCGGACTGGTGCTGGCCTATTTCGGCGGCAGCCTGCGTTATGCCGATGTGTTCGCCTATCTGCCGCAGATTCAGACGGCGACGATTTCTTTCTTTCCCGGAGTGGAATGGAGTCTGGTAACGGTTACCTGCCTGCTGCTGTTTGTCGGCGCGATGGGTAAATCTGCCCAGTTCCCGCTGCACGTCTGGCTGCCCGATTCGATGGAAGGCCCGACGCCGATTTCCGCGCTGATTCACGCGGCGACGATGGTAACCGCCGGTCTGTTTATGGTGTCGCGCATGTCGCCGATGTACGAGATGAGTACCACTGCCCTGTCCGTGATTATGGTGATCGGTGCGATTACCGCCCTGTTTATGGGCTTTCTCGGGATTATCCAAAACGACATCAAGCACGTTGTGGCCTATTCCACCCTGTCGCAACTGGGCTATATGACGGTGGCACTCGGCGCATCGGCCTATTCGGCGGCCATGTTCCATGTGATGACCCATGCCTTCTTCAAAGCCCTGCTGTTTCTGGCGGCGGGCAGCGCGATTATCGGTATGCACCACGATCAGGATATGCGCCATATGGGCAACCTGAAAAAATACATGCCGATTACGTGGATCACCATGCTGCTGGGCAATCTCGCCCTCATCGGCACGCCGTTTTTCTCCGGCTTCTATTCCAAAGATTCGATTATCGAAGCGGCCAGAAACAGCACCATTCCCGGCAGCACGTTTGCCTATTACGCCGTGCTGGCGAGCGTGTTCGTTACCGCTTTTTACGCTTTCCGCCAATATTTCATGGTGTTCCACGGCAAAGAAAAATGGCGCGAAATCGAGCATCATTCAGACGGCCATGACGACGGCCACCATCACGGCTTGGGCAAACACGACAACCCGCACGAAAGCCCTTGGGTGGTAACCGTGCCGCTGCTGCTTTTGGCCGTTCCGTCCGTCATTATCGGCTATATCGCCATCAAGCCCATGCTCTACGGCGACTTCTTCAAAGGCGTGATTTATGTCGATAGCGAAGCCCACCCGACCATGCGCATCATGGCCGAAGAATTTCTCGGCGCAACCGGCATGGCACTGCACAGCCTGCAAACGCCCGTGTTCTACCTGATGCTGGCGGGCGTGGCCGCCGCATGGCTGCTGTATGCCAAAGCCCCGCACCTGCCCGCCAAAATTCAGACGGCCGTCAAACCCGTTTACACCCTGCTGGAAAACAAATACTACCTGGACGCGCTCTATTTCAACGTTTTCGCCAAAGGCAGCCGCGCGCTGGGCAACTTCTTCTGGAAAGCCGTCGATACCCTGATCATCGACAACGGCGCAGTAAACGGCTCGGCCAAAGCCGTCGGCGCGCTGGCGGCTCGGGTGCGCAAAATGCAGACCGGCTTTATCTACACCTACGCCGCCATGATGGTGTTCGGCGTGTTGGTGCTGTTGGGATTGGTGTTCTGGCGTCTGTTTGCGTAG
- the nuoK gene encoding NADH-quinone oxidoreductase subunit NuoK, which translates to MITVTHYLVLAALLFGISAMGIFMNRKNVLILLMSIELMLLAVNFNFIAFSQYLGDTAGQVFVFFILTVAAAESAIGLAIMVLVYRNRHTINVTDLNTLRG; encoded by the coding sequence ATGATTACGGTAACGCATTATCTGGTTCTGGCCGCGCTTTTGTTCGGAATCAGCGCGATGGGTATTTTTATGAACCGCAAAAATGTGCTGATTCTTTTGATGTCTATCGAACTGATGCTGTTGGCGGTCAATTTCAACTTCATCGCCTTTTCGCAATATCTGGGCGATACCGCAGGCCAAGTGTTCGTATTCTTTATTCTCACGGTGGCGGCGGCCGAATCGGCCATCGGGCTGGCGATTATGGTGCTGGTGTACCGCAACCGGCATACGATTAACGTAACCGATTTGAATACCCTGCGCGGCTGA
- a CDS encoding NADH-quinone oxidoreductase subunit J, which produces MTFSLILFYILAAVILFGAVKTVTAKNPVHASLYLVLTFCISAMMWMLMQAEFLGITLVVVYVGAVMVLFLFVVMMLNIDIEEMRAGFWRHAPAAFTVGILMAAVLLLVLLAPQTNLAAFGEMADIPADYSNVRDLGLQLYTVYLLPFELAAVLLLLGMVAAIALVHRKTFNPKRINPADQVKVDAKQGRLKMVKMDAVTQKTAVPAETAGEGEA; this is translated from the coding sequence ATGACTTTCTCCCTGATTCTGTTTTATATACTGGCTGCCGTGATTTTATTCGGCGCGGTGAAAACCGTTACCGCGAAAAACCCGGTACACGCGTCGCTGTATCTGGTGCTCACATTCTGTATCAGCGCGATGATGTGGATGCTGATGCAGGCCGAGTTTCTGGGCATCACGCTGGTGGTGGTGTATGTCGGGGCGGTGATGGTGCTGTTCCTGTTTGTCGTGATGATGCTCAATATCGACATCGAAGAAATGCGCGCGGGCTTTTGGCGCCATGCGCCGGCGGCGTTTACCGTGGGCATATTGATGGCGGCGGTGCTGTTGCTGGTATTGCTCGCGCCGCAAACCAATCTGGCCGCTTTCGGCGAAATGGCCGATATTCCCGCCGATTACAGCAATGTGCGCGATTTGGGCTTGCAGCTTTATACCGTTTATCTGCTGCCTTTCGAGCTGGCGGCGGTGCTGCTGTTACTGGGTATGGTGGCGGCGATTGCATTGGTACACCGCAAAACCTTTAATCCCAAGCGCATCAATCCGGCCGATCAAGTGAAAGTGGACGCGAAACAGGGCCGTCTGAAAATGGTGAAAATGGACGCGGTAACGCAGAAAACGGCCGTACCGGCCGAAACCGCCGGGGAGGGCGAAGCATGA